The genomic DNA CCCTGAACCGTCTGCATTGGACATGTCTGCATCAGCTGCAGAAGACCTGTGTAAAGAGGTAGAGGATCTGAGGAAGGAAATACAGGAGCTGCGTGTCCAGCGTGAGTTTGGATTACAGCGGTTTGCTGGCTCCGACACCGACATCAGATTCTATACCAGGTACACCTAAGTTCTGTTCAAGCTAACTGTTTCAAATATACAAATTTCAGCATCACTTAAATCAGTGATTCTCAATCTGTGGGATGCAaacgacctgggagaaaagtaaTGTTAAGTTGAACATAAGATTAATTTTCATGGCATAACTGGGAAATCCCATCAGTATACGGCAGCAGGTACGTTAGCATAGCGGCTAGCGCTATTTTCCACCGTCTTTTGTTTACATAGAGCAGCAATGCCATTTCGACCTGCAAAGTGGGAcatgatggaaaaagtttgagaaccactgagttaaattaaagtgtttcctgtcataataaaaacactgtatctagacacacacacatatatatctcATGTAGATGCATTAGTATTTAAGCAATATCCTAATGCTATAGATAAAATACAGAACCAAATAGCTTCTTAATCATACTATCTGAAAGTTAAATAGCATACAATTTGAGACACTGGTTTAGTtgtcaaagctgacatcattttgctcagtgtgtggagcattaattaatgattgaaattgtgtttttcttttttgtgaatAGATTTCCAAGCTATGACCATTTGATGGCATTTTGGTTTTTGATTGAGCCTTGCATTTATAAAATGGTCAGGGTCTCAAGAGCCAAATCAGCTGCCAAGAGGAATGAAGAAGTGGTGACACCTGCACGTTCATCAACAGTAAGTTATGCTGGTACTCAGATCTATGCATTTATATAGGTCTACATCCTAAAGGACTCAGCCTCCCTTACATACACCTGTGTGCTACAGTCCCCCACTGTTTACCCCATGGTATGGTATACATAACCATTAGAAAAcattcagccaaaaaaaaaaagcataatctTACTAGTTTGTAGCATAAGAAgtaacattttctcttttattttaaccTCCCAGAGGCAGCTGCTCCAGCCAATCGATgagttctttctttttctcgtCTTCCTGTCGGTTGGTTTGAAGGAGAGGGACCTGGCACATCGATTCAACATACACCAGTCCACAGTGAGCCGTATTATTGCAACATGGACAAGTTTTCTTGCCACTGCACTGGGGTCTCAATGCATCTGGCTTATGCGTGCAGAAGTGCAGGCTTACCTCCCTGAGGAATTTAAAGATTTCCCAGACACCCAGGTCATCCTAGACTGTACAGAGCTGAGATGCCAAACACCATCCTCACCACTACTCCAAAGTGAAATGTACTCCTCATACAACTCCCACTGCACTATGAAAGCCCTGGTTGGCATAGCTCCACATGGTGCAGTGACATTCATCTCTGATCTGTATGGTGGTTCGATTAGTGATAAGGAGCTATTCAAGCAATCAGGCATCGCTGAGAAGTTGACCGAAGACATGGCAGTGATGGTTGATAAGGGCTTTCTAATCAGTGACTGCTGTAAGTACAAAGTGTACTGTCCACCTTTCCTGTCTAAGCAGAAGCAGATGCCAGCATACCAGGTTAAGGAGACACAGGCCATAGCCAGACTGAGAGTACATGTGGAGCGAGTCATTAGGAggataaaacagaacaaactttTTGATGGCATCATCACCTTATCACATGTCTACAACATCAACCAGCTGTTTGCAGTGGCATGTATGCTTTCAAATTACCAGAATACAGCTTTAGTTAAAAAATGGGTTAAGTGAGCCACAAGACACCAGAATGCAATGCAAGTAGCTTATTGTCACCAtcctaaaattaattttatttttgcctaaatcatcaaatttttaatatttggttcagttttgttttttgaaaaaagTTACTTAGGCtattattttaggagggtgacttTATGGAAATTGGCCTGCAGCTGAAGCCCCTACAGTCAGCTGACAAAATCTGATTACAGAACTTATACTTGGATGTTGATAGTTGAGTTCTAGTTATTGATAGTTCTAATTTTTTGCAGATGTTGAATATTAATACTATATTATGCTACTGTGTTTCTATACATGTTCCAGATTATTTAAAATcttgttagtcttttttttttacatcaaacatttgtcattttcttcacTTGTGTAAGTTTAACTACATCAGTATGGGGTTGTTTGTCCTGAATATAATACAAACTCAGTAtcttaatgtgttttaaaaactcAATCAGTGCCATttctaaaataatttatttcacaCAAACGTAAACTGTTGAAACAAattcataaaatgtttaaattgcaaataaaatgtaactgttACACAAGCAAACCTGAAGAATCCTTTTTACCCTTATGTGTTCAGTGTTCATTTTTCAGACACAGGTATCTTGGCATAtatgtgtagaaaaaaaaatggtcagcTTTTTCTCTGATTGCTCTTTGCACCTCTGCATCTGTGTATATTCTCTCCACAAGGTAGTCCTCCTGTGCCCACACAACAAAGTCACACCACTGCATCCCGCTGATGAGCAGTTGTCCTTGTACCTGCCAGTAATATGCATGGCTCTTCTTTAGTGCAGGAGAACCAGAGTCTATTTGTACATATTTGCAGTCAATGAAGTTTTGTACATTTGGGCATTTGAACTCAACAAGACCAAACTGGGGGTATTCATTGGGGTCAAATACAACACCATCAGGAGATGCAGCAAGCCAGGGGGCAGTGGGGTGAATGACTAGACCACAGGGTGAGTAGTTTACATTCATTAGCCTACTGTACTCAGTTGCTATTGCTGGCTCCATCTCAGCACCTCTCCTCATGTCTGCTGTTTGCCTTGTTCCCTTCATGATGCGTTCAGCAAGTGACTCTGCAGAGCTCTGGCCTCTGACATGACACACTTCGCGAAACCTAGATGCAGTCACTCTGGGCCTGCGGAGAAGATGCCACTCAGAGCTGGAACTTTGCTCACGTGTAGCTGCTTCTATTTTCTGAACCATTTCCAGAGTTACAGACAAGCTCTTGAGATGTAGGAGCTCCTCTTCTGAGCACACAAACGCACAGTCTAATGGCAAGATGTCGTAACCCTCCAGAGGCAagtgtggtgttggtggtgcaTCATGGTGTAGTGTGATGTACCGGGATTTCAAAACTGGCTGCTGATATGATAGAACACTGCCCTCCTGCACCACACCAAAGGCACTTTCCACAAGGGGCTTATCGGGTCTCATGTTCATCATGGTCACAAGTGACCTGTCCTcaattttaaattttgcatATGCCTCTGTTATTCTGAACATGCAGCGATCTGGTAATGGACCCACCATGCCTCTGTAGAATCCACTCCTAAAGGAAAAACATAATGATAACAATACAAGGGACAAAGTTATTATattgaagtaaaaataaaaaaactgaaacagtgcATATATTTGAGACTGGGATGTATGTCTAGATATGTGAATCTCTGAATAACTGTAATAATAATCAGCTGCCTTCTCATATGTAGTGTGCTAAACAACACATATGTAAATCAATGCATATTCTGAACTTATAGAAACTTGCTTCTGGCATATTGTATATGCATGAACAAATACACATATGCATTTGACACATGGGAAACAAAATTTCATAAATCTACTTACCGTACTCCAGTCTGGACCATCCTATTTGGTACCGGCTTAGTGAAGACCATAGAATTGATGGGTCCTGGCTTCACACCCTAACATAAGACATATTTACTATGGATGGTTCTACTGTCTATATGTAAACATGGACTAatacaaaaactttaatgtcaTTTA from Archocentrus centrarchus isolate MPI-CPG fArcCen1 chromosome 2, fArcCen1, whole genome shotgun sequence includes the following:
- the LOC115798161 gene encoding uncharacterized protein LOC115798161, which gives rise to MSVRRKVFKTVHFQRQEKKYSEHCCVPLCSASSKFNGVLSFHSFPTQSDLRKRWLINIRRDDFTLTTHTKVCSRHFATDQLIEPTTPDGRRRLIKGAVPTLFEWNGFKVEPLRRSVWERTERPTELVHLEEQEEQGLSNDHDYCSVPEPSALDMSASAAEDLCKEVEDLRKEIQELRVQREFGLQRFAGSDTDIRFYTRFPSYDHLMAFWFLIEPCIYKMVRVSRAKSAAKRNEEVVTPARSSTRQLLQPIDEFFLFLVFLSVGLKERDLAHRFNIHQSTVSRIIATWTSFLATALGSQCIWLMRAEVQAYLPEEFKDFPDTQVILDCTELRCQTPSSPLLQSEMYSSYNSHCTMKALVGIAPHGAVTFISDLYGGSISDKELFKQSGIAEKLTEDMAVMVDKGFLISDCCKYKVYCPPFLSKQKQMPAYQVKETQAIARLRVHVERVIRRIKQNKLFDGIITLSHVYNINQLFAVACMLSNYQNTALVKKWVK